In Streptomyces sp. NBC_00878, a single window of DNA contains:
- the hypF gene encoding carbamoyltransferase HypF, whose protein sequence is MSGPQAPAAVAEDTPLRRRVTVRGVVQGVGFRPYLYGLATELALAGHVINTAEGVVVEVEGTASAVARFCDRIAAQAPPLARVESVHHREMSPAGTVGGTAFTILASHSGGPARTLVSPDCATCADCLAELGDPADRRYRHPFVNCTHCGPRFTIVTGVPYDRAHTTMAGFAMCHDCAREYADPADRRFHAQPVACPACGPRLRLLVRQEPGLRSVEGADSVTEARALLTRGAIVAVKGLGGYHLACDATNQAAVALLRRRKARGDKPFAVMARTADDVRHLVRLNPEERSLLEGRARPVVLMRRHPHLSYAAGDPRPAEAVAPGSPDLGVMLPYTPLHHLLLGLPGDPDGPRLLVMTSGNVSGEPIVTDDTEALERLAHLADAWLTHDRPIHVPCDDSVVRVCDGEPLVIRRSRGYAPLPVSLPLPVRPALAVGGDLKNAFCLGAGRRAWLSAHIGDMDDVATQRVFERAVAQLESITGVRPESLVSDRHPGYRSVRWADRNAVHRPVVRVQHHHAHIAAAMAEHGLDGTRPVIGVAFDGTGHGDDGAVWGGEFLLADYDRFTRFGHLAYVPLPGGDAAVRRPYRMALAHLRAAGIGWSDDLACTAACPPGELRLLERQLERDLNCVPTSSMGRLFDAVSSLAGVCHHAGYEAQAAVELEGAALRAPADDTTAYAFALCESEETGGGVVRADPAPVLAAIVRDLRVGVEPALVAARFHRGVTGLVHRVCARARERHGLDTVALTGGVFANTLLSSACAVALREDGFTVLRHHLVPPNDGGLALGQLMVAARATLTPTPTD, encoded by the coding sequence GTGAGCGGTCCGCAGGCCCCGGCCGCCGTCGCCGAGGACACCCCGCTACGCCGCCGGGTCACCGTCCGGGGAGTGGTGCAGGGCGTGGGATTCCGGCCCTACCTGTACGGCCTCGCCACCGAACTCGCCCTGGCCGGACATGTGATCAACACTGCGGAGGGCGTCGTCGTGGAGGTCGAGGGCACCGCCTCGGCCGTGGCCCGGTTCTGCGACCGGATCGCCGCCCAGGCGCCGCCGCTGGCTCGCGTCGAGTCCGTCCACCACCGGGAGATGTCTCCCGCCGGTACCGTCGGCGGCACCGCTTTCACCATCCTCGCCTCCCACTCCGGCGGACCGGCCCGCACCCTGGTCTCCCCGGACTGCGCCACCTGCGCCGACTGCCTCGCCGAGCTGGGCGATCCGGCGGACCGGCGGTACCGCCACCCGTTCGTCAACTGCACCCACTGCGGCCCGCGTTTCACGATCGTCACCGGGGTACCGTACGACCGGGCCCACACCACGATGGCCGGCTTCGCGATGTGCCACGACTGCGCCCGCGAGTACGCGGATCCGGCCGACCGTCGCTTCCACGCGCAGCCGGTCGCCTGCCCGGCCTGCGGGCCGCGTCTGCGGCTACTCGTCCGCCAGGAGCCAGGGCTCAGGAGTGTCGAGGGGGCGGACTCGGTCACCGAGGCGCGCGCACTGCTGACGCGGGGGGCGATCGTCGCCGTGAAGGGCCTGGGCGGCTACCACCTGGCCTGCGATGCCACGAACCAGGCGGCGGTCGCCCTCCTACGACGCCGGAAGGCGCGCGGGGACAAGCCGTTCGCCGTCATGGCCAGGACCGCGGACGACGTCCGGCACCTCGTCCGGCTGAACCCCGAGGAGCGGAGCCTGCTCGAAGGCCGGGCCAGGCCGGTCGTGCTGATGAGGCGGCATCCGCACCTGTCGTACGCGGCCGGTGACCCGCGGCCCGCCGAGGCCGTCGCGCCCGGCAGCCCCGACCTCGGCGTGATGCTGCCGTACACGCCCCTGCACCATCTGCTGCTCGGCCTGCCCGGCGACCCGGACGGCCCCCGGCTGCTCGTCATGACCAGCGGCAACGTGTCCGGTGAGCCGATCGTCACCGACGACACCGAGGCGCTGGAGCGGCTCGCGCACCTGGCCGACGCCTGGCTCACGCACGACCGGCCGATCCACGTCCCGTGCGACGACTCGGTGGTCCGCGTCTGCGACGGGGAGCCGCTGGTGATCCGCCGCTCCCGCGGCTACGCCCCCTTGCCGGTGTCCCTCCCGCTGCCCGTGCGACCGGCCCTCGCGGTCGGCGGAGACCTGAAGAACGCCTTCTGCCTGGGGGCGGGCCGCCGCGCCTGGCTGTCGGCGCACATCGGCGACATGGACGACGTCGCTACGCAGCGGGTCTTCGAGCGCGCGGTGGCGCAGTTGGAGTCCATCACCGGAGTACGGCCCGAGAGCCTGGTCTCCGACCGGCATCCCGGCTACCGCTCCGTCCGCTGGGCCGACCGGAATGCGGTGCACCGGCCCGTCGTACGCGTCCAGCACCATCACGCGCACATCGCCGCCGCGATGGCCGAGCACGGGCTGGACGGCACCCGGCCGGTGATCGGCGTCGCCTTCGACGGCACGGGCCACGGCGACGACGGCGCCGTGTGGGGCGGGGAGTTCCTGCTCGCGGACTACGACCGCTTCACCCGGTTCGGGCACCTCGCGTACGTTCCGCTGCCCGGCGGCGACGCCGCGGTGCGCCGGCCGTACCGCATGGCGCTGGCCCATCTGAGGGCGGCCGGGATCGGCTGGTCCGACGACCTTGCTTGTACGGCCGCCTGCCCGCCCGGCGAACTCCGGCTGCTGGAACGGCAGTTGGAGCGCGACCTGAACTGTGTCCCCACGTCCAGCATGGGTCGGCTCTTCGACGCCGTGTCCTCGCTCGCCGGGGTGTGCCACCACGCCGGATACGAGGCACAGGCCGCCGTCGAGCTGGAGGGTGCGGCTCTGCGCGCGCCCGCCGACGACACCACCGCGTACGCCTTCGCCCTGTGCGAGTCGGAGGAGACCGGCGGCGGCGTCGTACGGGCCGATCCGGCCCCCGTGCTCGCGGCGATCGTCCGCGACCTGCGGGTCGGCGTCGAGCCGGCCCTGGTCGCGGCTCGCTTCCACCGGGGCGTAACCGGCCTGGTGCACCGGGTCTGCGCGCGGGCGCGAGAGCGGCACGGGCTGGACACGGTCGCCCTGACGGGAGGCGTGTTCGCCAACACGCTGCTCTCCTCGGCCTGTGCCGTTGCCCTGCGCGAGGACGGCTTCACTGTCCTGCGGCACCACCTGGTGCCGCCCAACGACGGCGGCCTGGCGCTGGGCCAGCTGATGGTGGCCGCCCGGGCCACTCTCACCCCCACTCCCACCGACTGA
- a CDS encoding HypC/HybG/HupF family hydrogenase formation chaperone, translated as MCLAVPGRVLDIEERDGTRMATVDFGGVVKEVCLEYLPDLQVGEYAIVHVGFALQRLDEESARQTLGLFAELGLLQEEFGDPWEAAAEAGVDPVEEVRNQ; from the coding sequence ATGTGCCTGGCGGTACCCGGCAGAGTGCTGGACATCGAGGAACGGGACGGCACCCGGATGGCCACCGTCGATTTCGGCGGCGTGGTCAAGGAGGTGTGCCTGGAGTACCTGCCCGACCTCCAGGTCGGCGAGTACGCCATCGTCCACGTCGGGTTCGCCCTGCAACGGCTGGACGAGGAGTCGGCGCGCCAGACGCTCGGACTCTTCGCCGAACTCGGCCTGCTGCAGGAGGAGTTCGGTGACCCCTGGGAGGCGGCGGCGGAGGCGGGCGTGGACCCGGTGGAAGAGGTGCGCAACCAGTGA
- a CDS encoding DUF5947 family protein has product MTASPATRTPGLRRFLTERPPRPERCELCAVTVESDHRHLVDTEKRALVCACVPCALLMAQPGAAAGRFRTVPARYLTDPGHRLDESTWEALQIPVGVAFLFRNAALDRLVALYPSPAGATESELEPATWTAVLGGSRLAELLEPDVEALLLRRTEGRFECHLVPIDICYELVGRMRLLWQGFDGGAEARAALDAFFAEVARRVRPVDEAGHPLKEAVRP; this is encoded by the coding sequence ATGACGGCGTCCCCGGCGACGCGCACGCCCGGCCTGCGGAGGTTCCTCACCGAGCGACCTCCGCGGCCCGAGCGGTGCGAACTGTGCGCCGTGACGGTGGAGTCGGACCACCGTCACCTGGTCGACACCGAGAAGCGCGCCCTCGTCTGCGCCTGCGTCCCCTGCGCGCTGCTGATGGCACAGCCGGGCGCCGCCGCAGGCCGCTTCCGCACGGTCCCGGCCCGCTACCTCACCGACCCCGGACACCGCCTCGACGAGAGCACGTGGGAGGCGTTGCAGATCCCGGTCGGCGTCGCCTTCCTCTTCCGCAACGCGGCCCTCGACCGGCTGGTCGCCCTCTACCCGAGCCCGGCCGGAGCCACTGAGAGCGAACTCGAACCGGCCACGTGGACGGCGGTCCTCGGCGGCAGCCGCCTCGCCGAACTGCTCGAACCCGATGTGGAGGCGCTGCTGCTGCGCCGCACCGAAGGCCGCTTCGAGTGCCACCTCGTACCGATCGACATCTGCTACGAACTCGTCGGCCGTATGCGCCTGTTGTGGCAGGGCTTCGACGGCGGGGCCGAGGCCCGCGCCGCGCTGGACGCGTTCTTCGCGGAGGTCGCGCGCCGCGTCCGGCCCGTGGACGAGGCGGGACACCCGTTGAAGGAGGCGGTGCGGCCGTGA
- a CDS encoding hydrogenase maturation protease produces MNLPPPAGPRTLVAGIGNIFLADDGFGVETARRLAERQLPEHVEVVDIGVRGVHLAYQLLDGYDTLVLVDATARGEAPGTLYVIEHDGPSRDTGAVPAIDGHRMTPDTVLALLGTLCAGTGGELPRRVLVVGCEPASVDEGIGLSAPVSDAVPEAVRLIEELLRGGTPFVAQASTAEAQT; encoded by the coding sequence ATGAACCTTCCCCCACCGGCAGGTCCGAGGACTCTCGTGGCGGGCATCGGCAACATCTTCCTCGCAGACGACGGCTTCGGCGTGGAGACCGCGCGCCGGCTGGCCGAACGGCAACTGCCGGAACACGTCGAGGTGGTGGACATCGGCGTACGCGGCGTCCACCTCGCCTACCAGCTCCTGGACGGCTACGACACCCTCGTCCTCGTGGACGCCACGGCACGCGGCGAAGCCCCCGGCACGCTGTACGTGATCGAACACGACGGCCCCAGCCGCGACACCGGCGCGGTCCCCGCGATCGACGGCCACCGGATGACCCCCGACACCGTCCTGGCGCTGTTGGGCACCCTCTGCGCCGGGACCGGCGGTGAGCTACCACGCCGCGTCCTGGTCGTCGGATGCGAACCCGCCTCGGTGGACGAGGGCATCGGTCTCAGTGCGCCGGTGTCCGACGCCGTACCGGAGGCCGTCCGGCTGATCGAAGAGCTGCTGCGGGGCGGCACGCCGTTCGTGGCGCAGGCCTCAACCGCTGAGGCTCAGACATGA
- a CDS encoding DUF6084 family protein: MTEFSFACTGVRADRYAAGPTLVFRLRVTAAGNAHVHALALRCQIRIEPARRGYESAEADGLADLFGERSRWGSTLKPVQFSQVSLMVPSFTGEIEADLVVPCTYDMDIAATRYLTALTDGEVPLLMLFSGTAFTGAGGFQVEPVPWDREAAFRMPVATWREMVEQHFPGCGWIRLPQDTMDALLAYRSRRALPSWEAALKALLDDSGAADPPRSDPLRALTGTTGRTDP; encoded by the coding sequence GTGACCGAGTTCTCCTTCGCCTGCACCGGTGTTCGCGCCGACCGGTACGCCGCCGGACCGACCCTCGTCTTCCGGCTGCGCGTCACCGCCGCCGGCAACGCGCACGTGCACGCTCTCGCACTGCGCTGCCAGATCCGTATCGAACCCGCCCGCCGTGGCTACGAGTCCGCCGAGGCCGACGGGCTGGCGGACCTCTTCGGCGAGCGCTCACGCTGGGGCAGCACGCTCAAGCCGGTGCAGTTCTCCCAGGTTTCGCTCATGGTCCCGAGCTTCACCGGAGAGATCGAAGCCGACCTCGTCGTGCCCTGCACCTACGACATGGACATCGCCGCGACCCGCTACCTCACCGCCCTCACCGACGGCGAGGTTCCGCTGCTGATGCTCTTCTCCGGTACGGCGTTCACCGGAGCCGGCGGTTTCCAGGTCGAGCCGGTCCCGTGGGACCGGGAGGCGGCCTTCCGGATGCCGGTCGCCACCTGGCGGGAGATGGTCGAGCAGCACTTCCCCGGGTGCGGCTGGATCCGGCTGCCGCAGGACACCATGGACGCCCTGCTCGCCTACCGCTCCCGGCGCGCGCTGCCCTCCTGGGAGGCGGCCCTCAAGGCACTGCTTGACGACAGCGGTGCCGCGGACCCGCCCCGGAGCGACCCGTTGCGCGCGCTCACCGGCACCACCGGAAGGACGGATCCGTGA
- the hypB gene encoding hydrogenase nickel incorporation protein HypB produces the protein MCRVVDLRQAVLAKNDASAHELRAHLAARGTAVVNLLSSPGSGKTALLERELLRARERSVPVAALTADLATENDAARLARSGVPVKQVLTDGLCHLEAEMLAGHVDGWLPDDTRLLFVENVGNLVCPASYDLGETLRVTLASVTEGEDKPLKYPTAFGLAHLVVVTKTDIAEAVEFDEAAFRANVEQVNPGVEVVLTSARRGQGVGALLDRAMAAADGAPVHSPVMARQLPHHGHTYAHPEVTGAMAHTHP, from the coding sequence ATGTGCCGTGTCGTCGACCTGCGCCAGGCCGTACTCGCGAAGAACGACGCGAGCGCCCATGAACTGCGCGCACACCTCGCGGCGCGAGGCACCGCGGTCGTCAACCTGCTGTCCAGTCCGGGCAGCGGCAAGACCGCGCTGTTGGAGCGCGAACTGCTGCGGGCACGAGAGCGGTCCGTTCCCGTCGCCGCGCTGACCGCCGATCTCGCCACCGAGAACGACGCGGCGCGCCTGGCGCGTTCCGGTGTCCCCGTCAAGCAGGTGCTCACCGATGGCCTGTGCCACCTGGAGGCGGAGATGCTCGCCGGGCACGTGGACGGGTGGCTGCCCGACGACACCCGGTTGCTGTTCGTGGAGAACGTCGGCAATCTGGTCTGCCCGGCCTCCTACGACCTGGGGGAGACCCTGAGGGTCACGCTCGCCTCCGTGACGGAGGGCGAGGACAAGCCGCTCAAGTACCCCACCGCCTTCGGCCTGGCCCACCTGGTCGTGGTCACCAAGACCGACATCGCGGAGGCCGTCGAGTTCGACGAGGCCGCGTTCCGCGCGAACGTGGAGCAGGTCAACCCGGGAGTCGAGGTGGTCCTGACCTCGGCACGCCGGGGGCAGGGGGTCGGCGCGCTGCTCGACAGGGCGATGGCGGCGGCGGATGGTGCACCCGTCCACTCGCCGGTCATGGCCCGGCAGCTCCCGCACCATGGGCACACCTACGCGCACCCGGAGGTCACCGGCGCGATGGCCCACACCCACCCGTGA
- a CDS encoding hydrogenase maturation nickel metallochaperone HypA, translating into MHEMSVALAVVDQVAEAATRAGDVTAVRSVRLQVGELAGVVSDALAFSFELACAGTLLEGAELLTEAVPGRARCTPCAHAWAVGMPPRLTCPACGGTRTELLAGRELQIVDVHWDDGGPLHAPAREPISEER; encoded by the coding sequence ATGCACGAGATGTCCGTCGCGCTGGCCGTCGTCGACCAGGTGGCAGAGGCCGCCACCCGGGCCGGAGATGTCACGGCGGTGCGGTCGGTAAGGCTCCAGGTGGGCGAACTGGCCGGCGTCGTATCCGATGCGCTCGCCTTCTCCTTCGAACTTGCCTGCGCCGGAACCCTGCTGGAAGGCGCCGAACTGCTCACCGAAGCGGTGCCGGGGCGCGCCCGCTGCACGCCCTGTGCCCACGCATGGGCCGTCGGCATGCCGCCCCGGCTGACCTGCCCCGCGTGCGGCGGGACCCGTACCGAACTGCTCGCGGGCCGGGAACTGCAGATCGTCGACGTGCACTGGGACGACGGCGGTCCCCTGCACGCGCCCGCCCGCGAACCGATCTCCGAGGAGCGCTGA